The proteins below are encoded in one region of Paraburkholderia aromaticivorans:
- a CDS encoding NAD(P)/FAD-dependent oxidoreductase, protein MQSFYEATVTRSSAYAPLAGRRSANVCIIGGGLAGLSTALGLAERGVADVTVLEARQVGFGASGRNGGFVFGGYSLDCADLLKTLGAVRARELYTLTTDAVDLMRKRIARYHVDCDATDAGVILANWFDEPARLESQRRLMRDSFGVEWEPVAAQQLASQLKTRRYHGGLFERNAFHFHPLKYVLGVANAAAHAGVQIHEDSPVVRLERDGAGFVVHTQHGALDAQHVVMAGGGYARRVYPRVERAVLPIATYVMATEPLGARLQDAIDTRAAVYDTRFAFDYYRPLPDTRILWGGRISVRDRAPEVIARLLQRDLLKVYPQLRDVRIEYAWGGLMSYARHKMPQIGRSADGVWYAVGFGGHGMAPTTVSGELLASAIAGERPVPEAFASFGLTPAYGALGLAAAQLTYTAMQTRDALAARRRPAV, encoded by the coding sequence ATGCAAAGCTTTTACGAAGCCACTGTCACCCGTTCGTCCGCCTATGCGCCGCTGGCTGGCCGGCGTAGCGCCAATGTCTGCATCATCGGCGGCGGCCTGGCGGGATTGTCCACGGCGTTGGGACTCGCTGAGCGGGGCGTCGCCGACGTCACCGTGCTCGAAGCCCGGCAGGTGGGTTTCGGCGCGTCCGGCCGCAACGGCGGATTCGTGTTCGGCGGCTATAGCCTCGATTGCGCCGATCTGCTCAAAACCCTCGGCGCCGTGCGCGCCCGCGAACTCTATACGCTGACCACCGACGCCGTCGATCTGATGCGCAAGCGCATCGCGCGCTATCACGTCGACTGCGACGCGACCGACGCCGGCGTGATCCTCGCCAACTGGTTCGACGAACCGGCGCGGCTCGAGTCGCAGCGGCGCCTGATGCGCGATTCGTTCGGCGTCGAGTGGGAACCGGTGGCGGCGCAGCAGCTCGCCTCGCAACTGAAAACGCGCCGTTATCACGGCGGTCTGTTCGAGCGCAACGCGTTCCACTTTCATCCGTTGAAATACGTCCTCGGCGTGGCCAACGCCGCGGCGCACGCCGGCGTGCAGATCCACGAGGATTCGCCGGTCGTGCGTCTGGAGCGCGACGGCGCTGGCTTCGTGGTGCACACGCAGCACGGCGCGCTCGACGCGCAACACGTCGTGATGGCGGGCGGCGGCTACGCGCGCCGCGTCTATCCGCGGGTCGAACGCGCGGTGCTGCCGATCGCCACCTACGTGATGGCGACCGAACCGCTCGGCGCACGCCTGCAAGACGCAATCGACACGCGCGCCGCCGTCTACGACACCCGCTTCGCCTTCGACTACTACCGGCCGCTGCCTGACACGCGCATTCTGTGGGGCGGCCGCATCTCGGTGCGCGACCGCGCACCCGAGGTGATCGCGCGCCTGTTGCAGCGCGATCTGCTGAAGGTCTATCCGCAGTTGCGCGACGTGCGGATCGAGTACGCGTGGGGCGGCCTGATGAGCTACGCGCGGCACAAGATGCCGCAGATCGGCCGTAGCGCGGATGGCGTCTGGTACGCGGTCGGCTTCGGCGGACACGGCATGGCGCCGACCACCGTATCCGGCGAACTGCTGGCGTCGGCGATTGCCGGCGAGCGTCCGGTGCCCGAGGCATTTGCGTCCTTCGGCCTCACGCCCGCTTACGGCGCGCTCGGTCTGGCGGCCGCGCAACTGACCTACACCGCCATGCAGACACGCGACGCGCTCGCCGCGCGCAGGCGGCCTG
- a CDS encoding anti-sigma factor: protein MNFHRYPQLVDLLAAEYVLGTLRGSARRRFERYADHDTTIRKAVDEWQRRISPMAELSEPRMPPAAVWDAIERRLDLAATREAARPRAVVKTPARPSRSIFENLAFWRGWALGVTGLAAVAVVVAVRSLLPSATPPVTAPTVAQQPETAVSHVAVLNNKDAHPVMLVAWDEAHSTMTVHPLGKVDLPAGRAMELWGIPASGHPVSLGMLPDSANGKVTAGQQKPENYAALAVSIEAPGGSPDHNAPSGPVVFTGKLLPVS from the coding sequence ATGAATTTCCATCGCTATCCTCAGCTCGTCGATCTGCTGGCCGCCGAATATGTGCTCGGCACGCTGCGCGGCAGTGCGCGGCGCCGTTTCGAACGCTACGCGGACCACGATACGACGATCCGCAAAGCCGTCGACGAATGGCAGCGGCGCATCTCGCCGATGGCCGAACTCTCCGAGCCGCGCATGCCGCCGGCCGCCGTTTGGGACGCCATCGAACGGCGGCTCGACCTCGCGGCCACGCGCGAGGCGGCACGTCCTCGCGCGGTGGTGAAAACACCCGCGCGGCCGTCGCGCAGCATCTTCGAGAACCTGGCGTTCTGGCGCGGCTGGGCACTCGGCGTCACGGGCCTCGCCGCGGTCGCCGTGGTGGTCGCCGTGCGCTCGCTGTTGCCGTCCGCCACACCGCCTGTCACGGCGCCGACCGTTGCTCAGCAACCCGAAACGGCGGTGTCGCATGTCGCCGTGCTGAACAACAAGGACGCGCATCCGGTCATGCTGGTCGCGTGGGACGAGGCGCATTCGACCATGACGGTGCATCCGCTTGGCAAGGTCGATCTGCCCGCCGGCCGGGCGATGGAACTGTGGGGCATTCCGGCGAGCGGCCATCCGGTCTCGCTCGGCATGCTGCCGGACAGCGCGAACGGCAAGGTTACGGCCGGCCAGCAGAAGCCGGAGAATTATGCAGCGCTGGCCGTGTCGATCGAAGCGCCGGGCGGCTCGCCGGATCACAACGCGCCGAGCGGTCCGGTGGTGTTCACCGGCAAGTTGCTGCCGGTGTCCTAG
- a CDS encoding RNA polymerase sigma factor, whose product MTANPRELTPETLAELLERVAKQDGAALRELYDLAAPKLFGLALRILSKHEWAEEVLQDSFVNIWRFAGDYRRALSAPMTWMSAIVRNRALDHLRRVNTQETEWSDALDDLVATGDPDPEALTAVSLQARLLAGCMQQLEPAQRQAVALAYLRDQSHSEIAEVLTVPLGTIKSWIRRGLAKLKTCLGGE is encoded by the coding sequence ATGACCGCCAATCCTCGAGAACTGACGCCGGAAACGCTCGCCGAACTGCTCGAACGTGTCGCCAAACAAGATGGCGCGGCGTTACGCGAGCTTTATGATCTCGCCGCCCCGAAACTGTTCGGCCTCGCGCTCCGTATATTGAGCAAGCACGAGTGGGCCGAAGAAGTTTTGCAGGACAGCTTCGTCAATATCTGGCGCTTTGCCGGCGACTATCGCCGCGCATTGTCCGCCCCGATGACGTGGATGTCGGCGATCGTCCGCAACCGTGCTCTCGATCACCTGCGGCGGGTCAACACGCAGGAAACGGAATGGAGCGATGCGTTGGACGATCTCGTGGCGACCGGCGATCCGGATCCCGAAGCGCTGACCGCGGTCAGCCTGCAGGCGCGTTTGCTGGCCGGCTGCATGCAGCAGCTCGAACCCGCGCAACGCCAGGCGGTTGCCCTCGCGTATCTGCGCGATCAAAGCCATAGCGAGATCGCCGAAGTGCTGACCGTGCCGCTTGGCACCATCAAGTCATGGATCCGGCGCGGCCTCGCCAAGCTGAAGACCTGCCTGGGAGGCGAGTGA
- a CDS encoding dihydrodipicolinate synthase family protein has product MTQSSHSAALRGVFPVAPTIFDDAGRLDLEGQKRCIDFMIDAGSNGLCILANFSEQFALSDDERNTLMHVVLDHVAGRVPVIVTTTHFSSYQCAERSRSAQAAGAAMVMVMPPYHGATIRIGERGIYEFYRTVSDAIGIPIMIQDAPVSGTPLSAPFLARMAREIDNVSYFKIEVPQAANKLRELIELGGDAIVGPWDGEEAITLMADLDAGATGSMTGGGYADGIRLIIDAYAAGDTEAAAAHYQQWLPLINYENRQGGLASCKALMKEGGVIRSDAVRHPLPQMHPATREGLLKVARRLDPLVLRWGR; this is encoded by the coding sequence ATGACCCAGTCATCCCACTCTGCTGCATTGCGCGGCGTCTTCCCCGTCGCGCCGACCATCTTCGACGACGCCGGCCGTCTCGACCTCGAAGGCCAGAAACGCTGCATCGACTTCATGATCGACGCGGGTTCGAACGGGCTGTGCATTCTGGCGAACTTCTCCGAACAGTTCGCCCTCTCCGACGACGAGCGCAATACGCTGATGCACGTGGTACTCGACCACGTCGCGGGCCGCGTGCCGGTGATCGTCACGACCACGCATTTCAGTTCATACCAGTGCGCCGAGCGCAGCCGCAGCGCGCAGGCCGCGGGCGCCGCGATGGTCATGGTCATGCCGCCGTATCACGGCGCGACGATCCGCATCGGCGAACGCGGCATCTACGAGTTCTATCGCACCGTGTCCGACGCGATAGGTATCCCGATCATGATTCAGGATGCGCCGGTCAGCGGCACCCCATTGTCCGCGCCGTTTCTCGCCCGCATGGCGCGCGAGATCGACAACGTGTCGTACTTCAAGATCGAAGTGCCGCAGGCGGCGAACAAGCTGCGCGAGCTCATCGAACTGGGCGGCGATGCAATCGTCGGTCCGTGGGACGGCGAAGAGGCGATCACGCTGATGGCCGATCTGGATGCGGGCGCAACCGGTTCGATGACGGGCGGCGGCTACGCCGACGGCATCCGTCTGATCATCGACGCCTATGCGGCCGGCGACACCGAGGCGGCCGCCGCGCACTATCAGCAATGGCTGCCGCTGATCAACTACGAAAACCGCCAGGGCGGCCTGGCATCGTGCAAGGCGCTGATGAAGGAAGGCGGCGTGATCCGGTCGGACGCGGTACGCCATCCGTTGCCGCAGATGCATCCCGCCACGCGCGAAGGACTGTTGAAGGTTGCGCGGCGGCTCGATCCGTTGGTGCTGCGCTGGGGTCGTTAA
- a CDS encoding LysR family transcriptional regulator: protein MKDTLNVLLSKLRMKQLQLLIALDDLKSLHKAAGAMSMTQSAASKALQELESMLDAPLFERSKSGMIPNQLGHCVIRYARLMTTDLTALCQDVAEIRSGRGGRLAIGAIMGAIPECVVPALNQLHAGQPNLSVEVVEDTSARMLQQLDDGRLDLVIGRAAVAADPSKYHYRPLGDEPLSVVVGYGHPPLPKKEVKLRDLAGHRWVMYPSHMPLHALLEREMDLAGLQMPDNPVSTASTFVTVALLQSSHDLVSLLPTAIAALFVRQKMLRLVPVKLKSPSQTFGIVQRKGGVLSPPAEQFIELLCAQPIEQAPERLPEHATRKQKTA, encoded by the coding sequence ATGAAAGACACCCTCAACGTCCTGCTGTCGAAGCTGCGCATGAAGCAACTTCAATTGCTGATCGCACTCGACGACCTGAAGTCGCTGCACAAAGCCGCCGGCGCGATGTCCATGACGCAGTCAGCCGCCAGCAAGGCCTTGCAGGAACTGGAGTCGATGCTCGACGCGCCGCTCTTCGAGCGCTCGAAAAGCGGCATGATCCCGAACCAGCTCGGCCACTGCGTGATCCGCTACGCGCGCCTCATGACGACCGATCTCACCGCGCTCTGCCAGGACGTCGCCGAGATCCGTTCCGGGCGCGGCGGGCGGCTCGCGATCGGCGCGATCATGGGCGCGATTCCGGAGTGCGTCGTGCCGGCGCTGAATCAATTGCATGCCGGGCAGCCGAATCTTTCCGTCGAAGTGGTGGAAGACACGAGCGCTCGCATGCTGCAGCAACTCGACGACGGCCGGCTCGATCTGGTGATCGGCCGCGCGGCGGTGGCGGCCGATCCGTCGAAATATCACTATCGTCCGCTCGGCGACGAGCCGTTGTCGGTGGTGGTCGGCTACGGCCATCCGCCGTTGCCGAAGAAAGAGGTGAAACTGCGCGATCTGGCCGGTCACCGTTGGGTGATGTATCCGTCGCATATGCCGCTGCACGCGCTGCTCGAACGTGAGATGGATCTGGCCGGTCTGCAGATGCCGGATAACCCGGTTTCCACGGCCTCGACGTTCGTGACGGTGGCGCTCCTGCAAAGCAGTCACGATCTGGTTTCGCTGTTGCCGACGGCGATCGCCGCCTTGTTCGTTCGGCAAAAAATGCTGCGCCTCGTGCCGGTGAAGCTCAAGTCGCCTTCGCAGACTTTTGGCATCGTGCAGCGCAAGGGCGGTGTGCTGTCGCCGCCGGCGGAACAGTTCATCGAATTGCTGTGCGCGCAGCCGATCGAGCAGGCACCAGAACGGCTGCCCGAACACGCGACACGAAAGCAAAAAACCGCCTGA
- a CDS encoding transglycosylase domain-containing protein, which yields MNRPLVRLPFRAAGTASVRKWFKWALVAAFLLALALAARFCQNEIETSRLQAHYLSELTRDVGFSVADGPSHSIRFPQADKGPYDSRLGYALLPSIQQRLLQRGFEITAQARDSERMLSLADNGLFLPYEEKDRAGLQLFDGTGAPLFDAQFPGRVYDDFDAIPPLVVNSLLFIEDRYLLDPNQPNRNPAIDWGRFSRALADQGVRVFNHHQSQPGGSTLATQIEKFRHSAGGRTATPPEKLRQIASASVRAYLNGPQTMPARRQIVVHYLNSVPLAAQPGIGEINGIGDGLAAWYGRDFDDVNRILTAPSTEQNLPEQGVAFRQVLSLMIAQRAPSYFLHHGYTELERLTDSYLRLLANGGIVSIPLRDAALSAVVDLHRAPVKTASADSFVSRKAVTSMRSHLLAALGIPSFYELDRLDLQAKGTLNNAVQQAVSERLAAAATRDGAKAAGLVGFEMLRASDDPSRIAYSFTLFERRDGANLVRVQTDSVNQPFDINSGARLNLGSTAKLRTVVTYLQIVSDLHKRYAPLSTAELKAVKYDPNDQLTRWSLDYFAHTSDRSLQAMLDAAVERKYSASPGETFYTGGGAQTFNNFESDDNSRILTVHRAFQHSVNLVFVRLMRDIVHYEMVQTTGPSSQWLGDPEMRKMYLTRFADQESRVYMNRFYTKYHGKTPDQALALLLLGVRKSPPKVATVLRSVAPDESNAWFNVKMRAALKNTPAASVLDDEDLANLYAKYAIDRFNLNDRGYISSVHPLELWTLNYLREHPDATLEQIQTASRDVRLSTYSWLFKTRYHATQDRRIKRMVELRAYDAIGKSWQALGYPFATLTPSYAAAIGASGDRPAALAQLIGVIANNGNKVPTESLTQLDFAKDTPYETHFQRAAVAPQQQLSPEIAGVVKVLLRDVVTGGTARRLAQGMTFPDGQTLEVYGKTGTGDQRFNVFAKGARLIESRKVNRSATFVFAMGDRFYGTLTAWVHEPYAAHYEFTSALSVQLLKSLAPVLQPLLNDSPAKTASVTKVAAQ from the coding sequence ATGAATCGGCCACTGGTTCGGCTACCGTTTCGCGCGGCAGGCACGGCGTCTGTGCGCAAGTGGTTCAAATGGGCGCTGGTGGCGGCATTTTTGCTCGCGCTGGCATTGGCGGCACGCTTTTGCCAGAACGAGATCGAAACCTCGCGATTGCAGGCGCACTATCTCTCCGAATTGACTCGCGACGTGGGTTTTTCCGTCGCCGACGGTCCCAGTCATTCCATCCGCTTTCCCCAAGCCGACAAAGGCCCTTACGACAGCCGTCTGGGCTACGCGTTGCTGCCGTCGATCCAGCAGCGCCTGCTGCAACGCGGCTTCGAAATCACCGCCCAGGCGCGCGATTCCGAGCGGATGCTGTCGCTGGCGGATAACGGCCTCTTTCTGCCCTACGAAGAAAAAGATCGCGCGGGCCTGCAACTCTTCGACGGCACCGGCGCGCCGCTTTTTGACGCGCAGTTTCCCGGTCGCGTGTACGACGACTTCGACGCGATTCCGCCGCTGGTCGTGAACTCGCTGCTGTTTATCGAAGACCGCTATCTGCTCGATCCGAACCAGCCGAACCGCAATCCGGCGATCGACTGGGGGCGCTTCAGCCGCGCGTTGGCCGATCAGGGTGTGCGCGTGTTCAATCACCATCAGTCGCAGCCCGGCGGCAGCACACTCGCCACACAGATCGAAAAATTCCGCCACTCGGCGGGCGGCCGCACAGCAACGCCGCCGGAGAAATTGCGGCAGATCGCATCGGCTTCGGTGCGCGCCTATCTGAACGGCCCGCAAACCATGCCGGCGCGCCGGCAGATCGTGGTCCACTATCTCAACTCGGTGCCGCTGGCCGCGCAGCCGGGCATCGGCGAAATCAACGGTATCGGCGACGGCCTCGCCGCCTGGTATGGCCGCGATTTCGATGACGTCAACCGCATCCTGACAGCGCCGTCGACCGAACAGAATCTGCCGGAGCAGGGCGTGGCGTTCCGGCAGGTGCTTTCGTTGATGATCGCGCAACGTGCGCCGTCGTATTTCCTGCATCACGGCTACACGGAACTCGAACGGCTGACCGACAGTTATCTGCGGCTGCTGGCGAACGGCGGCATCGTTTCGATCCCGTTGCGCGACGCCGCGCTGTCCGCGGTGGTCGATTTGCACCGCGCGCCCGTCAAAACAGCCAGCGCGGATTCGTTCGTGTCGCGCAAGGCGGTGACGTCCATGCGTTCGCATCTGCTCGCCGCGCTCGGCATTCCGAGTTTTTACGAACTCGATCGCCTCGATCTGCAGGCGAAGGGCACCCTCAACAATGCCGTTCAGCAGGCCGTGAGCGAACGGCTCGCCGCTGCCGCCACGCGCGACGGCGCGAAAGCCGCGGGTCTGGTCGGCTTTGAAATGCTGCGCGCGTCGGACGATCCGTCGAGGATCGCCTATAGCTTCACGCTGTTCGAGCGGCGCGACGGCGCCAACCTCGTGCGGGTTCAAACCGACAGCGTCAACCAGCCGTTCGACATCAACTCCGGCGCTCGTCTGAATCTCGGTTCGACGGCGAAACTGCGTACCGTGGTGACGTATTTGCAGATCGTCTCCGACCTGCACAAGCGTTATGCACCGCTGAGCACAGCGGAACTGAAAGCTGTGAAGTACGATCCAAACGATCAGCTCACGCGCTGGTCGCTCGACTATTTCGCGCACACCTCGGACCGTTCGCTGCAAGCCATGCTCGACGCGGCCGTGGAGCGCAAATATTCGGCCAGTCCCGGTGAAACGTTCTACACGGGCGGCGGCGCGCAGACCTTCAACAATTTCGAATCCGACGACAACAGCCGCATCCTGACGGTGCACCGCGCGTTCCAGCATTCGGTGAATCTGGTGTTCGTGCGGCTGATGCGCGACATCGTGCATTACGAAATGGTGCAGACCACCGGGCCGTCGTCGCAATGGCTGGGCGATCCTGAGATGCGCAAGATGTATCTGACGCGCTTCGCCGATCAGGAAAGCCGCGTGTACATGAATCGTTTCTACACGAAGTATCACGGCAAGACACCCGATCAGGCGTTGGCGCTGCTGCTGCTCGGCGTGCGCAAATCGCCGCCCAAAGTGGCGACGGTGTTGCGCAGTGTCGCCCCGGACGAGTCGAATGCGTGGTTCAACGTCAAGATGCGCGCGGCGTTGAAAAACACACCGGCCGCCTCCGTGCTCGACGACGAAGACCTGGCGAACCTCTATGCCAAATACGCAATCGACCGCTTCAATCTAAACGATCGCGGCTATATTTCGAGCGTGCATCCGCTGGAACTGTGGACGCTCAACTATCTGCGTGAGCATCCCGACGCCACGCTCGAACAGATCCAGACCGCGAGCCGCGACGTGCGTCTGTCGACGTATTCGTGGCTCTTCAAGACGCGCTATCACGCGACGCAAGACCGCCGCATCAAACGGATGGTCGAACTGCGCGCCTACGATGCGATCGGCAAATCATGGCAGGCGCTCGGCTATCCGTTCGCGACGCTCACGCCTTCGTATGCCGCGGCAATCGGCGCGTCGGGCGACCGGCCGGCCGCGCTCGCGCAACTGATCGGCGTGATCGCCAACAACGGCAACAAGGTGCCGACCGAAAGCCTCACGCAACTCGACTTCGCGAAAGACACGCCTTACGAAACGCATTTCCAGCGCGCGGCGGTGGCGCCGCAACAGCAGTTGTCGCCGGAAATTGCCGGCGTCGTAAAAGTGCTGTTGCGCGATGTGGTGACGGGCGGTACGGCGCGCCGTCTCGCGCAAGGCATGACGTTCCCCGACGGCCAGACGCTCGAGGTGTACGGCAAGACCGGTACCGGCGATCAGCGCTTCAATGTGTTCGCCAAAGGCGCCCGGCTGATCGAGTCGCGCAAGGTGAACCGCAGCGCGACCTTCGTGTTCGCGATGGGCGACCGGTTCTACGGCACCTTGACCGCGTGGGTGCATGAACCGTATGCCGCGCATTACGAATTCACGAGCGCGCTGTCGGTGCAATTGCTGAAGTCGCTCGCGCCGGTGTTGCAGCCGTTGCTGAACGATTCGCCTGCAAAGACGGCTTCCGTCACCAAGGTTGCCGCGCAATGA
- a CDS encoding ROK family transcriptional regulator: METTGTRSPLKRTVGSNQVGMRQFNERIVLQTIRLHGPLPKADVGRLTRLSMQTVSMIVERLIDDGLLEKQARVRGRIGQPSVPIALRAQGAYTIGIKVGRRSLDVLAMDFAGHVVHRDVLDYAYPDPRTLFPALENKLARVNQTLGAKASQVVGVGVAAPLWLGGWRDFLGAPPDALEAWNEIDLRSRIGTMTGLPVEFAKDTTAACAAELVMGQGRGIHNFLYLFVGTFIGGGLVIDGRLHGGPHDNAGAVGSIPLREGGARKPARQLLHAASGFVLEKLLTDAGAPAAAAHDHRALSPEMWRHTEQWLDSACPAIANALTNAAALLDLEAIVIDGELDRQLVREIIRRTERVLDRFEWEGMVRPQLLEGAIGADARAMGGAILPLYAHFAPVHELFLKPAAETGY; the protein is encoded by the coding sequence ATGGAAACCACCGGCACCCGCTCGCCCCTCAAACGCACGGTCGGCTCGAATCAGGTCGGCATGCGGCAGTTCAACGAGCGTATCGTGTTGCAGACGATACGCTTGCATGGGCCGCTGCCGAAAGCCGACGTGGGCCGCCTCACACGTCTTTCGATGCAGACCGTGTCGATGATCGTCGAGCGTCTCATCGACGACGGCCTGCTCGAAAAGCAGGCGCGCGTGCGCGGCAGGATCGGCCAGCCGTCGGTGCCGATCGCGTTGCGCGCGCAAGGCGCGTACACCATCGGCATCAAGGTGGGACGCCGCAGTCTCGACGTGCTGGCGATGGATTTCGCCGGCCACGTGGTGCACCGCGATGTCTTAGACTACGCGTATCCCGATCCACGCACGCTGTTTCCCGCGCTCGAAAATAAACTCGCGCGCGTGAATCAGACGCTCGGCGCGAAGGCCAGCCAGGTGGTCGGCGTGGGCGTTGCGGCGCCTTTGTGGCTCGGCGGCTGGCGTGACTTTCTCGGCGCGCCGCCCGACGCGCTCGAAGCGTGGAACGAGATCGATCTGCGCTCGCGCATCGGCACCATGACCGGCCTGCCCGTCGAGTTCGCCAAAGACACCACGGCCGCCTGCGCCGCCGAACTCGTAATGGGCCAAGGTCGCGGCATCCACAATTTTCTATATCTGTTCGTCGGCACGTTTATCGGCGGCGGTCTCGTCATCGACGGCCGTTTGCATGGCGGCCCGCACGACAACGCGGGCGCGGTCGGCTCGATTCCGCTGCGCGAAGGCGGCGCGCGCAAACCCGCGCGCCAATTGCTGCACGCGGCGTCGGGCTTCGTGCTCGAAAAGCTGTTGACCGATGCGGGCGCGCCGGCCGCGGCGGCGCACGATCATCGCGCGTTGTCGCCGGAGATGTGGCGGCATACCGAGCAATGGCTCGATAGCGCGTGTCCCGCGATCGCCAATGCACTGACCAATGCGGCCGCCCTGCTCGATCTCGAAGCGATCGTGATCGACGGCGAACTCGACCGGCAACTGGTGCGTGAAATCATTCGCCGCACCGAGCGCGTGCTCGACCGCTTCGAATGGGAAGGCATGGTGCGTCCGCAATTACTGGAAGGCGCGATCGGCGCCGATGCGCGTGCAATGGGCGGCGCGATTCTGCCGCTCTACGCGCATTTCGCGCCGGTGCATGAGCTTTTCCTGAAGCCGGCGGCGGAAACGGGTTATTAA
- a CDS encoding ATP-binding cassette domain-containing protein: MSTPTSVSSAMPVLQARGLIKRYGNVTALDGCDFEVLPGEIMAVIGDNGAGKSSLIKALSGATVPDEGEILLDGKPVKFRSPLDARAQGIETVYQELAVAPAMSIAENLFLARELLKPGWRGSIFKMIDKRRMLDEATAHMKDLQIGIRSMRQAVETLSGGQRQGVAVARSAAFARHVVILDEPTAALGVKEGNMVLELIRRVRDRGLPVILISHNMPHVFEIADRIHIQRLGRRAALVNRKDIHMSEAVAIMTGAKEADVKAIA, translated from the coding sequence ATGTCGACACCTACTTCCGTTTCTTCCGCGATGCCCGTTCTGCAGGCGCGCGGACTCATCAAACGCTATGGCAACGTGACCGCGCTCGACGGTTGCGACTTCGAAGTGTTGCCCGGCGAGATCATGGCCGTGATCGGCGATAACGGCGCGGGAAAATCGTCGTTGATCAAGGCCCTCTCCGGCGCCACGGTGCCGGACGAAGGCGAGATTCTGCTCGACGGCAAGCCGGTCAAATTCCGCAGCCCGCTGGATGCCCGCGCACAAGGCATCGAGACGGTGTATCAGGAACTCGCGGTGGCGCCCGCCATGAGCATCGCCGAAAACCTGTTCCTTGCGCGCGAACTGCTCAAACCCGGCTGGCGCGGCTCGATCTTCAAGATGATCGACAAGCGCCGCATGCTGGACGAAGCGACCGCGCATATGAAGGACCTGCAGATCGGCATTCGTTCGATGCGCCAGGCCGTCGAAACACTCTCGGGCGGCCAACGCCAGGGCGTGGCCGTGGCGCGCAGTGCGGCGTTCGCGCGGCACGTGGTGATTCTCGACGAGCCTACCGCCGCGCTCGGCGTGAAGGAAGGCAACATGGTGCTGGAACTGATCCGGCGCGTGCGCGATCGCGGCTTGCCGGTGATCCTGATCAGCCACAACATGCCGCACGTGTTCGAGATCGCGGACCGCATTCATATTCAGCGACTCGGCCGGCGCGCGGCGCTCGTGAACAGGAAAGACATCCACATGTCGGAGGCGGTGGCAATCATGACCGGCGCAAAGGAAGCAGACGTCAAGGCGATTGCATGA
- a CDS encoding ABC transporter permease — translation MSTPSAPASHSRSFAERMPSLAEVGPLIALVLACGFFISQSNRFLSFQNLSLILQQTMVVAVIAIGQTLIVLTGGIDLSCGMVMAFGSIIMTKFAVTLGVPPALAILCGVGASTLFGALNGVLITRIKLPAFIVTLGTLNIAFALTQIYSNAESVSNLPDAIMFFGNTFKLGPADVTYGTVLTLLMYLATWFVLRDTVPGRHLYALGNNPEAARLMGLSSQKILLTVYSLAGAIYGIAALLSVSRTGVGDPQAGQTENLDSITAVVLGGTSLFGGRGSIVGTLLGALIVGVFRNGLTLIGVSSVYQVLITGMLVILAVAADKLSHRRG, via the coding sequence ATGTCGACTCCTTCTGCGCCCGCCAGCCACTCACGTTCGTTCGCCGAACGCATGCCATCGCTTGCCGAAGTCGGGCCACTCATCGCGCTGGTGCTGGCTTGCGGCTTCTTCATTTCGCAGAGCAACCGCTTCCTGTCGTTCCAGAATCTCTCGCTGATCCTGCAGCAAACCATGGTGGTCGCGGTCATCGCCATCGGCCAGACGCTGATCGTGCTGACCGGTGGCATCGATCTCTCCTGCGGCATGGTGATGGCGTTCGGCTCGATCATCATGACCAAATTCGCGGTGACACTCGGCGTACCGCCGGCCCTCGCGATTCTCTGCGGGGTCGGCGCGAGCACGCTGTTCGGCGCCCTCAACGGCGTGCTGATCACGCGCATCAAACTGCCCGCCTTCATCGTCACGTTGGGTACGCTGAATATCGCCTTCGCGCTCACGCAGATCTATTCGAACGCGGAGAGCGTGTCGAACCTGCCAGACGCGATCATGTTCTTCGGCAACACGTTCAAGCTCGGCCCCGCGGATGTCACCTACGGCACCGTGCTCACCTTGCTGATGTATCTGGCCACGTGGTTTGTGTTGCGCGATACGGTGCCGGGCCGGCATCTGTACGCGCTGGGCAATAATCCCGAGGCCGCGCGGCTCATGGGTCTGTCGTCGCAGAAGATTTTGCTGACCGTGTATTCGCTGGCCGGCGCGATTTACGGCATCGCCGCGCTGTTGTCCGTGTCGCGTACCGGCGTGGGCGATCCGCAGGCGGGGCAAACCGAGAATCTCGACAGTATTACCGCGGTCGTGCTCGGCGGCACGAGTCTGTTCGGCGGACGCGGCTCGATTGTCGGCACGCTGCTCGGCGCGTTGATCGTCGGCGTGTTCCGCAATGGGTTGACTCTGATCGGCGTCTCTTCGGTCTACCAGGTGTTGATCACCGGCATGCTGGTGATTCTCGCGGTAGCCGCGGACAAACTTTCCCATCGTCGCGGTTGA